One Nicotiana sylvestris chromosome 12, ASM39365v2, whole genome shotgun sequence genomic window carries:
- the LOC104248301 gene encoding histidine kinase 3 isoform X2 — MSTQAFDKRKETLASMCDERARMLQDQFNVSMNHVQAMSILISTFHHARNPSAIDQGTFARYTERTAFERPLTSGVAYAVRVLHSERKEFEKQQGWSIRRMDTLEQTPVHKDDEYDRDGLEPSPVQAEYAPVIFAQDTIAHVISVDMLSGEEDRENVLRARESGKGVLTAPFRLLKTNRLGVIKTFAVYKTDLPSNATPNERIQATDGYLGGVLDIESLVEKLLQQLASKQTILVNVYDTTNLSHPISMYGSNVSSDGVEHVSALNFGDPFRRHEMRCRFKQKPPWPWLGITTATGILVIALLIGQIFHATINRIAKVEDDYHEMMVLKKRAEDADVAKSQFLATVSHEIRTPMNGVLGMLHMLMDTNLDVTQQDYVSTAQASGKALVSLINEVLDQAKIESGKLELEAVCFDVRATLDEVLSLFSGKSQEKGVELAVYISDKVPDVLIGDPGRFRQIITNLMGNSIKFTEKGHIFVMVHLVEEVIESSEEFKMESSLKHTLSGLPVADKRQSWRNFVAFNQEGSAAFTSSSLGQINLIVSVEDTGVGIPLDAQSRIFTPFMQVGPSIARIHGGTGIGLSISKCLVQLMKGEIGFVSLPKIGSTFTFTAVFTNGRCNWNEQKSQQISNPSNSVSSEFHGMRALIVDPRTVRARVSQYHMKRLGVHSEVVSDLNHGLSYLRTDNRVTNMILIEQEVWDTDLGMSSLFVKNLRNIDANDPPKLFILANAINSNRVGVANGFSTPFVIMKPLRVSMLAASLQRAMGVGNKGNCTHGELSGSSLSKLLQGRKILVVDDNNVNLRVAAAALKKYGADVVCTDSGKKSITFLKPPHQFDACFMDIQMPEMDGFEATKRIRDMESDINSRIQLGQLPVEAYGNASSWKVPILAMTADVIQATNEQCQKCGMDGYVSKPFEAEQLYQEVSRFFHVKPNQNS, encoded by the exons ATGAGCACTCAAGCTTTCGACAAGAGAAAAGAAACACTTGCTAGTATGTGTGATGAGAGGGCTCGGATGTTACAGGATCAGTTCAATGTTAGTATGAATCATGTGCAGGCCATGTCCATTCTCATCTCTACTTTCCACCATGCTAGGAACCCTTCTGCTATTGATCAG GGTACTTTTGCAAGATATACAGAAAGAACAGCGTTCGAGAGGCCTCTTACAAGTGGGGTGGCATATGCAGTAAGAGTGCTCCACTCAGAAAGAAAAGAGTTTGAGAAGCAACAAGGTTGGAGTATTAGGAGAATGGATACACTTGAACAAACTCCAGTTCACAAAGATGACGAGTATGATAGAGATGGCCTGGAGCCATCACCAGTTCAGGCGGAATATGCCCCTGTTATTTTTGCACAGGATACTATTGCACATGTAATTTCTGTTGATATGCTCTCGGGAGAG GAAGATCGCGAGAATGTTTTACGTGCAAGGGAGTCAGGAAAGGGTGTTCTCACGGCTCCCTTCAGGCTACTTAAAACAAATCGCCTTGGAGTGATAAAGACATTTGCAGTCTACAAAACTGATCTTCCTTCTAATGCAACTCCAAATGAAAGGATCCAAGCAACTGACGG GTATCTTGGTGGAGTCCTTGACATTGAGTCACTTGTGGAGAAGCTTCTTCAGCAGCTTGCAAGCAAGCAAACTATCCTTGTGAATGTGTATGATACAACTAATCTCTCCCACCCTATTAGCATGTATGGTTCAAATGTGTCAAGTGATGGTGTGGAGCATGTCAGTGCCCTCAACTTTGGGGATCCATTTAGAAGGCATGAGATGCGTTGCAG ATTCAAACAGAAACCACCATGGCCTTGGCTAGGCATCACAACTGCGACAGGAATTCTTGTAATTGCATTGCTTATTGGGCAAATATTTCATGCAACAATAAACAGAATAGCCAAAGTTGAGGATGATTATCATGAGATGATGGTGCTGAAAAAGCGTGCTGAGGATGCTGACGTTGCAAAATCACAG TTTCTCGCTACTGTTTCCCACGAGATCCGGACCCCCATGAATGGTGTTCTTG GCATGCTTCATATGCTTATGGACACCAATCTAGATGTGACACAACAAGATTATGTCAGTACAGCTCAGGCCAGTGGTAAAGCTTTAGTTTCACTAATAAATGAGGTTTTGGACCAAGCAAAGATAGAATCTGGTAAGCTTGAGCTTGAGGCAGTCTGTTTTGATGTGAGAGCTACTCTGGATGAGGTTCTCTCACTCTTTTCGGGGAAATCTCAAGAAAAAGGAGTTGAG TTGGCAGTTTACATCTCTGATAAGGTTCCCGATGTGCTCATTGGTGACCCTGGACGGTTTCGTCAGATTATCACAAACTTGATGGGAAACTCTATCAAA TTCACCGAGAAAGGTCATATATTTGTGATGGTCCATCTTGTCGAGGAAGTGATAGAGTCATCTGAGGAGTTCAAGATGGAATCGTCGTTAAAGCACACTTTGAGTGGATTGCCTGTAGCTGATAAACGACAGAGCTGGAGAAATTTTGTAGCTTTCAATCAAGAAGGATCCGCTGCTTTCACATCTTCCTCGCTGGGCCAGATCAATCTGATAGTTTCAGTAGAAGACACTGGTGTAGGAATTCCTTTAGATGCTCAATCTCGTATATTCACCCCCTTCATGCaggttggtccttctattgcTCGCATCCATGGGGGAACAGGTATTGGACTTAGCATAAGCAAATGTTTGGTTCAACTTATGAAGGGTGAAATTGGATTTGTAAGTTTGCCAAAAATTGGATCCACCTTTACTTTTACTGCTGTTTTCACCAACGGCCGCTGTAATTGGAATGAGCAGAAAAGCCAACAAATCAGCAATCCGTCAAACTCTGTTTCTTCAGAATTCCATGGCATGAGAGCCTTAATTGTTGACCCAAGAACTGTCCGTGCTAGGGTCTCACAGTATCACATGAAACGACTTGGAGTTCATTCTGAAGTGGTTTCAGATTTGAATCACGGTTTGTCTTATTTAAGAACTGACAATAGGGTCACAAATATGATCCTCATTGAACAGGAGGTCTGGGATACTGATTTGGGAATGTCAAGTCTCTTTGTCAAAAACTTAAGAAATATCGATGCTAATGACCCTCCTAAACTATTTATATTAGCTAACGCTATAAATTCTAACCGAGTTGGTGTAGCCAATGGTTTTTCTACTCCATTTGTCATCATGAAGCCACTAAGGGTGAGTATGCTTGCTGCATCGCTCCAACGTGCGATGGGTGTTGGTAACAAAGGGAATTGCACGCACGGAGAGCTCTCCGGTTCTTCTCTTTCCAAGCTCCTTCAAGGGAGAAAAATTTTGGTTGTGGATGACAATAATGTGAACCTTAGAGTAGCTGCTGCTGCGCTGAAGAAGTATGGTGCTGATGTTGTCTGCACAGACAGTGGAAAAAAGTCAATCACTTTCTTAAAACCACCTCATCAGTTTGATGCATGTTTCATGGATATTCAGATGCCAGAAATGGATGG GTTTGAAGCTACAAAGAGAATCCGCGACATGGAATCTGATATCAATAGCCGTATCCAACTTGGACAACTTCCTGTTGAAGCTTATGGAAATGCTTCAAGCTGGAAAGTGCCCATTTTGGCCATGACTGCTGACGTGATTCAAGCTACAAACGAACAGTGTCAGAAATGTGGAATGGATGGTTATGTGTCGAAGCCATTTGAGGCTGAGCAACTTTATCAAGAAGTGTCGCGCTTTTTTCACGTCAAGCCAAATCAGAATAGCTGA
- the LOC104248301 gene encoding histidine kinase 3 isoform X1, which yields MSLIHVIGFGLKLGNLLLTLCWWLVSLMSMNWLNNGSKSLVGDGEQILMKLWEGIAEVSAKIYHCYPRYVVGKKWWRKLLIAWVLFWILVSFSVFWYMSTQAFDKRKETLASMCDERARMLQDQFNVSMNHVQAMSILISTFHHARNPSAIDQGTFARYTERTAFERPLTSGVAYAVRVLHSERKEFEKQQGWSIRRMDTLEQTPVHKDDEYDRDGLEPSPVQAEYAPVIFAQDTIAHVISVDMLSGEEDRENVLRARESGKGVLTAPFRLLKTNRLGVIKTFAVYKTDLPSNATPNERIQATDGYLGGVLDIESLVEKLLQQLASKQTILVNVYDTTNLSHPISMYGSNVSSDGVEHVSALNFGDPFRRHEMRCRFKQKPPWPWLGITTATGILVIALLIGQIFHATINRIAKVEDDYHEMMVLKKRAEDADVAKSQFLATVSHEIRTPMNGVLGMLHMLMDTNLDVTQQDYVSTAQASGKALVSLINEVLDQAKIESGKLELEAVCFDVRATLDEVLSLFSGKSQEKGVELAVYISDKVPDVLIGDPGRFRQIITNLMGNSIKFTEKGHIFVMVHLVEEVIESSEEFKMESSLKHTLSGLPVADKRQSWRNFVAFNQEGSAAFTSSSLGQINLIVSVEDTGVGIPLDAQSRIFTPFMQVGPSIARIHGGTGIGLSISKCLVQLMKGEIGFVSLPKIGSTFTFTAVFTNGRCNWNEQKSQQISNPSNSVSSEFHGMRALIVDPRTVRARVSQYHMKRLGVHSEVVSDLNHGLSYLRTDNRVTNMILIEQEVWDTDLGMSSLFVKNLRNIDANDPPKLFILANAINSNRVGVANGFSTPFVIMKPLRVSMLAASLQRAMGVGNKGNCTHGELSGSSLSKLLQGRKILVVDDNNVNLRVAAAALKKYGADVVCTDSGKKSITFLKPPHQFDACFMDIQMPEMDGFEATKRIRDMESDINSRIQLGQLPVEAYGNASSWKVPILAMTADVIQATNEQCQKCGMDGYVSKPFEAEQLYQEVSRFFHVKPNQNS from the exons ATGAGTTTGATCCATGTCATTGGGTTCGGTTTGAAATTGGGGAACTTACTGTTGACTCTATGTTGGTGGTTAGTGTCGTTGATGTCCATGAATTGGTTAAATAATGGTAGCAAGAGTTTGGTTGGTGATGGGGAGCAGATATTGATGAAATTGTGGGAAGGTATAGCAGAGGTGAGTGCTAAGATTTACCATTGTTACCCTCGGTATGTCGTAGGAAAAAAGTGGTGGAGGAAGCTTTTGATAGCATGGGTATTATTTTGGATACTTGTATCTTTTTCAGTATTCTGGTACATGAGCACTCAAGCTTTCGACAAGAGAAAAGAAACACTTGCTAGTATGTGTGATGAGAGGGCTCGGATGTTACAGGATCAGTTCAATGTTAGTATGAATCATGTGCAGGCCATGTCCATTCTCATCTCTACTTTCCACCATGCTAGGAACCCTTCTGCTATTGATCAG GGTACTTTTGCAAGATATACAGAAAGAACAGCGTTCGAGAGGCCTCTTACAAGTGGGGTGGCATATGCAGTAAGAGTGCTCCACTCAGAAAGAAAAGAGTTTGAGAAGCAACAAGGTTGGAGTATTAGGAGAATGGATACACTTGAACAAACTCCAGTTCACAAAGATGACGAGTATGATAGAGATGGCCTGGAGCCATCACCAGTTCAGGCGGAATATGCCCCTGTTATTTTTGCACAGGATACTATTGCACATGTAATTTCTGTTGATATGCTCTCGGGAGAG GAAGATCGCGAGAATGTTTTACGTGCAAGGGAGTCAGGAAAGGGTGTTCTCACGGCTCCCTTCAGGCTACTTAAAACAAATCGCCTTGGAGTGATAAAGACATTTGCAGTCTACAAAACTGATCTTCCTTCTAATGCAACTCCAAATGAAAGGATCCAAGCAACTGACGG GTATCTTGGTGGAGTCCTTGACATTGAGTCACTTGTGGAGAAGCTTCTTCAGCAGCTTGCAAGCAAGCAAACTATCCTTGTGAATGTGTATGATACAACTAATCTCTCCCACCCTATTAGCATGTATGGTTCAAATGTGTCAAGTGATGGTGTGGAGCATGTCAGTGCCCTCAACTTTGGGGATCCATTTAGAAGGCATGAGATGCGTTGCAG ATTCAAACAGAAACCACCATGGCCTTGGCTAGGCATCACAACTGCGACAGGAATTCTTGTAATTGCATTGCTTATTGGGCAAATATTTCATGCAACAATAAACAGAATAGCCAAAGTTGAGGATGATTATCATGAGATGATGGTGCTGAAAAAGCGTGCTGAGGATGCTGACGTTGCAAAATCACAG TTTCTCGCTACTGTTTCCCACGAGATCCGGACCCCCATGAATGGTGTTCTTG GCATGCTTCATATGCTTATGGACACCAATCTAGATGTGACACAACAAGATTATGTCAGTACAGCTCAGGCCAGTGGTAAAGCTTTAGTTTCACTAATAAATGAGGTTTTGGACCAAGCAAAGATAGAATCTGGTAAGCTTGAGCTTGAGGCAGTCTGTTTTGATGTGAGAGCTACTCTGGATGAGGTTCTCTCACTCTTTTCGGGGAAATCTCAAGAAAAAGGAGTTGAG TTGGCAGTTTACATCTCTGATAAGGTTCCCGATGTGCTCATTGGTGACCCTGGACGGTTTCGTCAGATTATCACAAACTTGATGGGAAACTCTATCAAA TTCACCGAGAAAGGTCATATATTTGTGATGGTCCATCTTGTCGAGGAAGTGATAGAGTCATCTGAGGAGTTCAAGATGGAATCGTCGTTAAAGCACACTTTGAGTGGATTGCCTGTAGCTGATAAACGACAGAGCTGGAGAAATTTTGTAGCTTTCAATCAAGAAGGATCCGCTGCTTTCACATCTTCCTCGCTGGGCCAGATCAATCTGATAGTTTCAGTAGAAGACACTGGTGTAGGAATTCCTTTAGATGCTCAATCTCGTATATTCACCCCCTTCATGCaggttggtccttctattgcTCGCATCCATGGGGGAACAGGTATTGGACTTAGCATAAGCAAATGTTTGGTTCAACTTATGAAGGGTGAAATTGGATTTGTAAGTTTGCCAAAAATTGGATCCACCTTTACTTTTACTGCTGTTTTCACCAACGGCCGCTGTAATTGGAATGAGCAGAAAAGCCAACAAATCAGCAATCCGTCAAACTCTGTTTCTTCAGAATTCCATGGCATGAGAGCCTTAATTGTTGACCCAAGAACTGTCCGTGCTAGGGTCTCACAGTATCACATGAAACGACTTGGAGTTCATTCTGAAGTGGTTTCAGATTTGAATCACGGTTTGTCTTATTTAAGAACTGACAATAGGGTCACAAATATGATCCTCATTGAACAGGAGGTCTGGGATACTGATTTGGGAATGTCAAGTCTCTTTGTCAAAAACTTAAGAAATATCGATGCTAATGACCCTCCTAAACTATTTATATTAGCTAACGCTATAAATTCTAACCGAGTTGGTGTAGCCAATGGTTTTTCTACTCCATTTGTCATCATGAAGCCACTAAGGGTGAGTATGCTTGCTGCATCGCTCCAACGTGCGATGGGTGTTGGTAACAAAGGGAATTGCACGCACGGAGAGCTCTCCGGTTCTTCTCTTTCCAAGCTCCTTCAAGGGAGAAAAATTTTGGTTGTGGATGACAATAATGTGAACCTTAGAGTAGCTGCTGCTGCGCTGAAGAAGTATGGTGCTGATGTTGTCTGCACAGACAGTGGAAAAAAGTCAATCACTTTCTTAAAACCACCTCATCAGTTTGATGCATGTTTCATGGATATTCAGATGCCAGAAATGGATGG GTTTGAAGCTACAAAGAGAATCCGCGACATGGAATCTGATATCAATAGCCGTATCCAACTTGGACAACTTCCTGTTGAAGCTTATGGAAATGCTTCAAGCTGGAAAGTGCCCATTTTGGCCATGACTGCTGACGTGATTCAAGCTACAAACGAACAGTGTCAGAAATGTGGAATGGATGGTTATGTGTCGAAGCCATTTGAGGCTGAGCAACTTTATCAAGAAGTGTCGCGCTTTTTTCACGTCAAGCCAAATCAGAATAGCTGA